From one Xyrauchen texanus isolate HMW12.3.18 chromosome 17, RBS_HiC_50CHRs, whole genome shotgun sequence genomic stretch:
- the LOC127657476 gene encoding high affinity nerve growth factor receptor-like, translating to MAVRTGRSVSLVVVLLLILVAPSQSGCPGACRCSFAMLQCLETDGIISIPVLAPQESENVTEIYIESQANLENITDIDLANYRELKNLTVTECGLMYISENVFQHNFKLQYVNLASNLLMHISWRVFQSVPLLSLILRDNPLTCSCDIYWLQQWNRKRQGDFDSQQNCIYNENSIQLDSFEMDNCSVPEVTIHSSTLTTQEGGKMTFTCQVTGVPTPSVSWRTEQLQSNWTIQRGIWGSTLELVLHMWNVSSADNLHNLTCKAANRAGLGEAIVQLDIEFPVRILFLRDPEQQHHWCFPFAVDSNPPATIKWLYNKTALIETRYTYTELIRDATDGSVQHGCLFLNKPTHLNNGYYTLIVENKLGRDKATVNAKFMDNPFDPFDPEGIIPVLSDDPPAPTNHSTDDVTEKLESRVFGVSVAVGLAVFACTFLLIVVVVINKWGQHTKFGIHRSSVLGTEDDLAMSLRFMNFGASPPHSDDSMLDSGLSSFVENPQYFCGIIKDKDMCVQHIKRKDIVLKWELGEGAFGKVYLAECTNLCPDINNMLVAIKTLKVANESTRQDFQREAELLTVLQHEHIVRFYGVCTDGEPLAMVFEYMRHGDLNRFLRAHGPDACILDEVKVPPVGQLTLPQMLQIAAQIASGMVYLASLHFVHRDLATRNCLVGVGLVVKIGDFGMSRDIYSTDYYRVGGRTMLPIRWMPPESIMYRKFTTESDIWSFGVVLWEIFTYGKQPWYQLSNSEAIECITQGRELEWPRTCPKEVHMLMQGCWQREPQQRLVIKDIYNRLVALVKNPPIYLDILE from the exons ATGGCAGTGAGGACTGGCCGTAGTGTGTCCCTGGTTGTGGTACTACTTCTCATCTTGGTCGCCCCATCTCAGAGTGGATGCCCAGGTGCTTGCCGCTGTTCCTTTGCCATGCTGCAATGCCTGGAGACGGACGGAATCATCAGCATTCCGGTGTTGGCACCACAGGAGAGCGAAAATGTCACAGAAAT CTACATAGAGAGTCAAGCCAACCTGGAGAATATCACCGACATAGACCTAGCCAACTACAGAGAACTGAAGAACTT gacAGTAACAGAATGTGGGTTGATGTACATCTCTGAAAATGTCTTCCAACACAATTTCAAGCTGCAGTATGT aaacctggcttCTAATTTGCTGATGCACATCAGTTGGAGAGTGTTCCAATCTGTTCCTTTATTGAGTCT AATTTTGAGGGATAATCCGCTCACCTGCTCATGTGATATTTACTGGCTTCAGCAATGGAACAGAAAAAGACAAGGCGATTTCGACTCTCAACAGAACTGCATTTACAATGAAAACAGCATTCAGCTTGATTCATTTGAAATGGACAACTGCA GCGTTCCTGAGGTCACAATCCACTCATCCACACTGACCACTCAGGAAGGTGGAAAAATGACATTTACATGCCAGGTGACTGGAGTACCCACACCTAGTGTCAGCTGGAGAACAGAACAGTTACAGTCCAACTGGACTATTCAG CGAGGAATCTGGGGTTCAACCCTGGAGTTGGTGCTCCATATGTGGAATGTGTCTTCTGCAGACAATCTGCACAACCTCACCTGTAAGGCGGCAAATCGAGCTGGTCTGGGAGAGGCCATTGTGCAACTGGACATTGAAT TTCCAGTGCGGATCTTGTTTCTAAGAGATCCAGAACAACAACATCACTGGTGTTTCCCGTTTGCTGTGGACAGCAATCCCCCCGCCACTATCAAATGGCTGTACAACAAAACCGCACTCATCGAGACCCGCTACACCTACACAGAACTGATCCGAGATGCAACCGACGGTTCTGTTCAGCATGGCTGCCTCTTCCTAAACAAACCCACCCACCTGAATAACGGCTACTACACCCTCATCGTAGAAAATAAGCTGGGGAGGGATAAGGCCACTGTAAATGCAAAGTTCATGGACAATCCCTTTGACCCCTTTGATCCAGAAGGCATCATTCCGG TCCTCAGTGATGACCCAC CAGCTCCCACAAACCACTCAACAGACGATGTTACTGAAAAATTGGAGAGCAGAGTATTTGGG GTGTCAGTAGCTGTGGGTCTTGCTGTGTTTGCGTGCACATTTCTGCTCATCGTGGTTGTTGTCATTAACAAATGGGGGCAGCACACCAAATTTGGTATTCATC GTTCTTCTGTTCTTGGGACTGAGGATGATCTGGCCATGTCTCTCCGCTTTATGAACTTCGGGGCGAGTCCTCCTCATTCAGATGATAGCATGCTTGATTCCGGCTTGTCCAGTTTTGTGGAGAATCCCCAATACTTCTGTGGCATCATCAAAGATAAAGACATGT GTGTccagcacattaaaagaaaagacATTGTTTTGAAGTGGGAACTGGGTGAGGGGGCGTTTGGCAAAGTCTACCTTGCTGAATGCACCAACCTTTGTCCTGATATTAACAATATGCTGGTCGCTATCAAG ACCTTGAAAGTCGCCAACGAGTCCACCCGCCAGGACTTCCAGCGTGAGGCCGAGCTACTCACAGTGCTACAACACGAGCACATTGTACGTTTCTATGGTGTGTGTACAGACGGAGAGCCTctggctatggtgtttgaatACATGCGACATGGAGACCTCAACCGCTTTCTAAG GGCTCATGGTCCAGATGCCTGTATCTTGGATGAAGTGAAAGTTCCTCCAGTAGGTCAGCTGACTCTTCCTCAGATGCTCCAAATCGCAGCTCAGATAGCCTCTGGCATGGTGTATCTCGCTTCTCTGCACTTTGTGCACAGAGACCTGGCTACCAGGAACTGTTTAGTTGGAGTAGGACTGGTGGTGAAGATTGGAGACTTTGGCATGTCAAGAGACATTTACAGCACTGACTACTACAGG GTTGGTGGAAGGACTATGCTACCAATTCGCTGGATGCCACCAGAAAGTATCATGTACAGGAAGTTCACCACAGAGAGTGACATCTGGAGCTTTGGAGTAGTCCTCTGGGAGATCTTCACCTATGGAAAACAACCATGGTATCAGCTATCCAACAGTGAG GCAATCGAATGCATCACACAGGGGCGAGAGCTCGAATGGCCGCGTACCTGCCCGAAAGAAGTGCACATGCTCATGCAGGGCTGCTGGCAGAGAGAACCGCAGCAGAGGCTTGTCATCAAGGACATCTACAACAGGCTCGTAGCTCTTGTAAAGAACCCGCCCATCTATCTGGACATTCTAGAGTAG